Proteins co-encoded in one Streptomyces roseochromogenus subsp. oscitans DS 12.976 genomic window:
- a CDS encoding LysE family transporter: protein MTGALAAGLLAGYGIAVPVGAVATYLVALTARTSWKVGACAALGVATADGLYALIAAFGGAALVPTIKPIMLPLRYASACVLLVLAVRSAATAIRHYREHKPTTRTDEIPLSPARAYAGLLGITMTNPMTVIYFAALVLGSRGTAVQDHFQQAAFVLAAFVASASWQLLLASGGALLGRTVTGTRGRLLTALVSSTLITALAAHLLITAL from the coding sequence ATGACCGGCGCCTTGGCCGCGGGACTCCTTGCCGGCTACGGCATCGCCGTCCCGGTGGGAGCGGTCGCGACCTATCTCGTGGCTCTGACCGCTCGGACGTCCTGGAAAGTCGGCGCCTGTGCCGCGCTGGGCGTCGCGACCGCAGACGGCCTGTATGCCCTGATCGCCGCGTTCGGCGGCGCCGCCCTCGTCCCGACGATCAAACCGATCATGCTTCCCCTGCGGTATGCCTCGGCCTGTGTACTGCTCGTGCTGGCTGTCCGCAGTGCCGCCACGGCGATCCGCCACTATCGCGAGCACAAGCCGACGACCCGGACCGATGAGATCCCCCTCAGCCCAGCCCGGGCGTATGCGGGACTCTTGGGGATCACGATGACGAACCCCATGACCGTGATCTACTTCGCGGCACTCGTGCTGGGCAGTCGCGGCACAGCCGTTCAGGACCACTTCCAGCAAGCCGCGTTCGTTCTCGCGGCCTTCGTCGCATCGGCAAGCTGGCAGCTGCTTCTGGCAAGCGGTGGAGCACTGCTCGGCCGAACAGTGACCGGCACCCGGGGGCGGCTCCTGACCGCACTTGTCTCCAGCACACTGATCACCGCACTGGCGGCGCACCTGCTGATCACAGCGCTATGA
- a CDS encoding RNA polymerase sigma factor, translated as MTGDGNTSTFHDPQLLARLVEGAQCGDALAMDELLGVLAPYVGRICGPVALQDGADAAQETLIAVFRSIRQLKEPAALFGWVRAIAVREALKFARRRRRQPTVSMEGEEVPASGEIHLASDIADALHRLTPEHRAVLMLRHAEGLSEQEVSELLEIPVGTVRSRLFRARRSFRSAWG; from the coding sequence GTGACGGGGGACGGCAACACGAGTACGTTCCACGATCCGCAACTACTCGCCCGCCTGGTCGAGGGGGCGCAGTGCGGCGACGCGCTGGCGATGGACGAACTGCTCGGCGTTCTCGCCCCCTACGTCGGACGGATCTGCGGGCCCGTAGCCCTGCAGGACGGTGCGGACGCGGCACAGGAGACCCTCATCGCGGTCTTCCGCAGCATTCGCCAACTCAAGGAACCCGCAGCCCTGTTCGGCTGGGTCCGGGCGATCGCCGTGCGTGAGGCACTGAAGTTCGCGAGGCGGCGTCGCCGGCAGCCGACGGTGTCCATGGAAGGAGAGGAGGTGCCCGCCTCCGGAGAAATCCACCTGGCGTCCGACATCGCCGACGCCCTGCACCGGCTGACACCCGAGCACCGGGCGGTGCTGATGCTCCGTCATGCGGAGGGACTCAGCGAGCAGGAGGTGTCCGAGCTGCTGGAGATACCAGTGGGGACGGTCCGCTCCCGGCTGTTCCGGGCCCGGCGGTCATTCCGCTCGGCCTGGGGCTGA
- a CDS encoding RNA polymerase sigma factor yields MTTARAGTHEQGPPSPQSAPEDPWATAAPLVLAAQSGDVMALNDLLSLLTPYVSRLCRPIALGHNADAVQEALIAVFQGLPRLKDPRALYAWVRTITVREAVRVARRTERETPVSEFDDIAWPDSPELAVDIRDVLRRMSTEHRAVLVLRELEGMDERTASDILDISRGTLKSRLHRARHSFRKAWAR; encoded by the coding sequence ATGACAACCGCGCGAGCGGGCACCCACGAACAGGGCCCGCCGTCCCCGCAGAGCGCACCGGAGGATCCGTGGGCCACAGCGGCCCCGCTCGTCCTGGCCGCGCAGTCCGGTGACGTCATGGCGCTCAACGACCTCCTGAGCCTGCTCACCCCGTATGTGAGCAGGCTGTGCCGACCGATCGCCCTGGGCCACAACGCCGACGCCGTCCAGGAAGCGCTGATCGCCGTCTTCCAGGGCCTGCCCCGGCTCAAGGATCCGCGCGCCCTGTACGCGTGGGTGCGCACCATCACGGTGCGCGAGGCGGTGCGGGTGGCCCGCCGGACGGAGCGGGAGACCCCGGTGAGCGAGTTCGACGACATCGCCTGGCCGGACAGTCCAGAACTGGCCGTGGACATACGGGACGTCCTGCGGCGCATGTCCACCGAGCACCGAGCGGTCCTGGTCCTGCGCGAGCTGGAGGGCATGGACGAGCGGACGGCGAGCGACATACTCGACATCTCCCGCGGCACGCTGAAGTCCCGGCTGCACCGTGCCCGTCACAGTTTCCGAAAGGCGTGGGCGCGATGA
- a CDS encoding YdcF family protein has product MRRGTALAVAGAAALAWGEWLNWRWSRALLGSGGGASEAVVVLGYRNPQATANLINRWRVRAGIRSITGDSARDTRVIFSGGATTSGGAAEARLMADYAKSVLEFDGTVVLEDQSRTTWENVMKVTPLLEDADRIKIVSQPAHALKARAYLRRQRPDLAVKLVRADDYRPGEWMIVKPLLALYGLWTLRGLKAGERKISL; this is encoded by the coding sequence ATGCGACGAGGGACGGCACTGGCGGTCGCCGGGGCAGCGGCCCTGGCCTGGGGCGAGTGGTTGAACTGGCGCTGGTCTCGCGCACTCCTGGGGAGCGGTGGGGGCGCTTCCGAAGCCGTGGTGGTGCTGGGTTACCGAAACCCCCAGGCGACGGCGAACTTGATCAACCGCTGGCGAGTCCGTGCTGGAATTCGCTCGATCACCGGCGACAGTGCGCGTGACACTCGCGTGATCTTCAGCGGCGGCGCGACGACCAGCGGAGGCGCTGCGGAGGCGCGGTTGATGGCTGACTACGCGAAGTCGGTGCTCGAGTTCGACGGCACAGTGGTCCTCGAAGACCAAAGCAGGACGACATGGGAGAACGTCATGAAAGTGACCCCACTGCTCGAGGACGCCGACCGCATCAAAATCGTCTCCCAACCGGCTCATGCGCTCAAGGCCCGCGCGTACTTGCGGCGACAGCGCCCTGATCTTGCCGTGAAGCTCGTACGCGCGGATGACTACCGCCCCGGCGAGTGGATGATCGTCAAACCGCTGCTGGCTCTGTACGGACTCTGGACACTCCGCGGTCTCAAAGCCGGCGAGCGGAAGATCTCGCTCTAG
- a CDS encoding alpha/beta fold hydrolase, with amino-acid sequence METVDHIPPLPELDGVRHRYVSVRGLRLHIAEAGQGEPVVLLHGFPQHWYGWRQLIPLLSGRYRLLCVDQRGFGWSDAPHQGYDTDSRVADVLGLLDELGLDRVHLIGHDWGAWTGFHVCLTAPERIRHHLALNMMHPWPLHRRLMPESWRFWYTAVLEQPLLGRWMLRNRPGFTRYLMRKGVVEQAVWTPGAMGEFVRSSQEPGRARAGEALHRAFALRDIAKLVLGRYKRLRLTTPTVILAGERDFMLPPSVITDAGRHADDLRVQVVPGCGHYLHEERPGLVAETAVTLFSGRH; translated from the coding sequence GTGGAGACCGTGGACCACATCCCGCCGTTGCCCGAACTGGACGGAGTCCGCCACCGTTATGTCAGCGTGCGCGGTCTGCGCCTGCACATCGCGGAGGCCGGCCAAGGAGAACCCGTTGTCCTGCTGCACGGATTCCCCCAGCACTGGTACGGCTGGCGGCAGCTGATCCCGCTGCTGTCCGGCCGGTACCGGCTGCTCTGCGTGGACCAGCGCGGTTTCGGCTGGTCCGATGCCCCGCACCAGGGCTACGACACCGACAGCCGGGTCGCCGACGTGCTCGGCCTTCTGGACGAACTGGGCCTGGACCGGGTCCATCTCATCGGGCACGACTGGGGCGCGTGGACCGGGTTCCACGTGTGTCTCACGGCCCCGGAGCGGATCCGGCACCACCTGGCGCTGAACATGATGCACCCCTGGCCGCTGCACCGGCGGCTGATGCCGGAGTCCTGGCGGTTCTGGTACACGGCGGTGCTGGAACAGCCGCTGCTGGGCCGCTGGATGCTGCGCAACCGGCCCGGTTTCACGCGCTACCTGATGCGCAAGGGAGTGGTGGAGCAGGCCGTATGGACACCGGGTGCCATGGGGGAGTTCGTGCGCTCCAGCCAGGAGCCCGGCCGGGCGCGGGCCGGGGAGGCGCTGCACCGCGCGTTCGCCCTGCGGGACATCGCCAAGCTGGTCCTCGGCCGGTACAAGAGGCTCCGGCTGACCACGCCGACCGTGATCCTCGCCGGCGAGCGGGACTTCATGCTGCCGCCGAGCGTCATCACTGACGCCGGGCGCCACGCCGACGACCTCCGCGTCCAAGTGGTCCCCGGCTGCGGCCACTACCTCCACGAGGAACGCCCCGGCCTGGTGGCCGAGACGGCCGTAACCCTCTTCTCCGGCCGTCACTGA